In Mycobacterium sp. Aquia_216, a genomic segment contains:
- a CDS encoding PPE family protein yields MPRDEAFTASKARQSISRLRLEGKIHDFKNPPCPQSELAMDFAMLPPEINSGLMYSGSGPQSLMDAALAWDELATRLHDAAAQCSSMISTLAPGAPGPTALTQAAAAHIDWLNDVAARAEETATQATSAAYAYELALAAMVSPSAIQANRMLGRWLAVTNCLGQDSPAIADADGDYDQMWAQDVDTMHTYARASADAATVTPFASPPASADVGDNLTQGAGSWTLRAAPDIISAGYRVVSALPDALDALSVSPPTAFDEFLSPVTSSLSKLGSLSAPTDFAINHLNSLNKNAALQSAAALLSPLLNRSHTAGTASGFGRAASIGELSVPRNWVAHTSGSETVDSQCGWGYKPMRLVETDAPPNWPQTR; encoded by the coding sequence GTGCCTCGCGATGAAGCTTTCACAGCCAGCAAAGCGCGACAGTCTATTTCGCGTCTCCGTCTTGAAGGGAAAATCCATGATTTCAAAAATCCACCCTGCCCTCAAAGTGAGTTAGCAATGGATTTTGCAATGCTACCGCCGGAAATCAACTCCGGGCTGATGTATTCGGGCTCTGGCCCGCAGTCGCTGATGGACGCCGCCCTGGCATGGGACGAGCTGGCCACCCGCTTGCATGACGCAGCAGCGCAATGCAGTTCGATGATCTCGACGCTGGCGCCCGGAGCGCCGGGCCCGACGGCACTGACCCAAGCCGCGGCGGCCCACATCGACTGGTTGAATGATGTTGCAGCACGGGCAGAAGAAACGGCCACCCAGGCCACGTCGGCGGCGTACGCCTACGAGTTGGCGCTCGCGGCGATGGTTTCACCCTCGGCGATTCAAGCCAACCGCATGCTGGGGAGGTGGCTGGCTGTGACGAATTGTCTGGGCCAAGACAGCCCCGCGATCGCGGACGCCGACGGCGATTACGACCAGATGTGGGCTCAGGACGTCGACACGATGCACACCTATGCCAGGGCCTCGGCCGACGCCGCGACCGTGACACCCTTCGCCTCACCGCCCGCCAGTGCGGACGTGGGCGATAACCTCACGCAGGGGGCCGGCAGCTGGACGCTGAGAGCGGCACCTGACATCATATCGGCCGGCTACCGGGTGGTCTCGGCTCTTCCCGACGCGCTCGACGCGCTGTCCGTGTCGCCGCCGACGGCGTTCGACGAGTTCCTTTCGCCGGTGACCTCGTCCCTGTCGAAACTCGGTTCACTTTCCGCCCCAACGGACTTCGCGATCAACCATCTGAATTCCCTGAACAAGAATGCGGCGCTGCAAAGCGCCGCGGCATTGTTGTCGCCGCTACTGAACCGTAGTCATACCGCCGGCACGGCATCGGGCTTCGGCCGCGCGGCATCGATCGGAGAATTGTCCGTACCGCGTAACTGGGTGGCCCACACGTCGGGATCGGAAACCGTTGATTCGCAATGTGGTTGGGGATACAAACCAATGCGGCTGGTGGAAACCGACGCGCCGCCGAATTGGCCCCAGACCCGCTAA
- a CDS encoding alkaline phosphatase family protein, whose translation MSGPAPGSLCDVLPAAAALLGVSGAVDRLAVTESVAEQVDRVAVVLVDGLGWHLLPQLASSAPLLASVLAGGVGRMTRLACTFPSTTPSSLASLGTGTQPGEHGILGFTLNVPGTDRVLTHIYWRDDDPPYAEWQPVPTWFQRLRQSGVAARAVLPALFLGSGLTDAAYRGADFRPSNPTDDYAQQVIDELRAEPGLVYGYTADLDTAAHLFGIGSPHWHQAAARVDALLTRLLDALPAHAALLVTADHGGLNVPPQARVDLDTDTRLGAGIRVVAGEPRVRYLHTEPGAAADVQATWSGVLEGRADVYGREQAVATGMFGPVDPRHLARIGDVVVICTGDTAVLATKREPPEAARLIGFHGAATAAEMAIPLIVFGP comes from the coding sequence ATGTCTGGTCCAGCGCCCGGTTCGCTCTGCGATGTGCTTCCCGCGGCGGCCGCACTGCTCGGGGTTTCCGGTGCCGTCGACCGGTTGGCGGTCACGGAATCGGTTGCCGAACAGGTTGATCGCGTCGCCGTCGTGCTGGTGGATGGCCTCGGCTGGCACCTGTTGCCGCAGTTGGCGTCCAGCGCGCCGCTGCTCGCCTCGGTTCTCGCCGGCGGCGTAGGGCGGATGACCCGACTCGCCTGCACCTTCCCGTCGACCACGCCGAGCAGCCTGGCGTCGCTGGGCACCGGTACGCAGCCCGGCGAGCACGGCATCCTGGGCTTCACCCTCAACGTCCCCGGTACCGATCGGGTACTCACCCACATCTATTGGCGCGACGACGACCCGCCGTACGCCGAATGGCAGCCGGTGCCGACCTGGTTCCAGCGGCTGCGGCAATCCGGGGTTGCCGCGCGGGCGGTGCTGCCGGCGCTGTTCTTGGGCAGCGGACTGACCGACGCGGCGTATCGCGGTGCCGACTTTCGCCCGAGCAACCCGACCGACGACTACGCCCAGCAGGTCATCGACGAGCTGCGCGCGGAACCGGGCCTGGTCTACGGCTACACCGCCGACCTGGACACCGCCGCGCATCTATTCGGTATCGGATCGCCGCACTGGCATCAGGCGGCCGCCCGGGTCGACGCGCTGCTGACTCGCCTGCTCGACGCCTTACCCGCGCACGCGGCGCTGCTGGTGACCGCCGACCACGGCGGTCTCAACGTGCCGCCGCAGGCTCGCGTCGACCTGGACACCGACACCCGGCTGGGCGCGGGTATCCGGGTGGTCGCGGGTGAACCGCGGGTGCGCTACCTGCACACCGAACCCGGCGCCGCGGCCGATGTGCAGGCGACGTGGAGCGGGGTATTAGAAGGCCGGGCCGATGTCTACGGTCGCGAACAGGCGGTGGCCACCGGGATGTTCGGACCGGTCGACCCGCGGCATCTGGCGCGAATAGGTGACGTCGTGGTCATCTGCACCGGCGACACAGCGGTGCTGGCAACCAAACGTGAACCCCCGGAGGCGGCTCGCCTCATCGGTTTTCACGGCGCGGCCACCGCGGCCGAAATGGCAATTCCGCTCATCGTTTTCGGCCCGTAG
- a CDS encoding DUF6390 family protein, protein MFARYAYAPNALGYCGPPLGATLRDGSVAEVRAAAAKFSGAWPYLRVLSALTGIADPLDHRLVESYWLGGGVGAGIDARDFFAELLAIIGPQAGRYWSHLTSDLAHEAAGNHCFHVFGVYPWTRFLGLKNGSMDQHPLGVLDNCRITWGTVVSRTRDDIEVRCRRLVCDGPVLTLAEPSVRALDVWSDGYSAVPDVAVGDEVAVHWGRLCGRLDPQQVAALAESTDRQLRVTSRRLAHA, encoded by the coding sequence ATGTTCGCCCGCTACGCGTACGCGCCCAACGCGCTGGGCTATTGCGGGCCGCCCTTGGGAGCGACCTTGCGCGACGGCTCGGTGGCCGAGGTGCGCGCCGCGGCCGCGAAGTTCTCCGGGGCCTGGCCGTATCTGCGCGTGTTGTCCGCGCTGACGGGTATCGCCGATCCACTGGATCATCGCCTGGTCGAATCGTATTGGCTGGGCGGTGGCGTCGGCGCCGGCATCGATGCCCGGGATTTCTTCGCGGAGTTGCTGGCGATCATCGGTCCCCAAGCCGGCCGCTACTGGTCACACCTGACTTCGGATCTGGCCCATGAAGCGGCCGGCAATCACTGCTTCCACGTATTCGGCGTGTACCCGTGGACACGGTTCTTGGGCCTTAAAAACGGAAGCATGGACCAGCACCCACTCGGCGTGCTGGACAACTGCCGGATCACTTGGGGCACAGTCGTTTCCCGCACCAGGGATGACATAGAGGTACGGTGCCGGCGGCTGGTGTGCGATGGCCCGGTGCTCACGCTGGCCGAGCCTTCGGTCCGAGCGCTCGACGTGTGGTCCGACGGGTACAGCGCGGTGCCCGACGTGGCCGTCGGTGACGAAGTCGCGGTGCACTGGGGCCGGCTGTGTGGCCGGCTGGACCCACAGCAGGTGGCCGCACTGGCCGAAAGCACGGACCGGCAACTGCGGGTGACCAGCCGACGGCTTGCGCACGCCTAG
- the hypD gene encoding hydrogenase formation protein HypD, with amino-acid sequence MKFVDEFRDPAAARKLLVAIEHLAGDSDHFKFMEVCGGHTHTIYRHGIEHLLPDNVELVHGPGCPVCVIPMGRIDDAMWLAGQPDVIFTCFGDMMRVPGSSGSLLDAKARGADVRFVYSPLDALKIAIENPGRHVVFFAIGFETTAPSTAVTLVRARDLGLPNFSVFCNHVTIVPPIKAILESPDLRLSGFIGPGHVSTVVGSRPYRFVPEVYRKPLVVAGFEPLDILASVAMLLRQIREGRCEVENQYKRVVPENGNPAALALMGKVFALRPHFEWRGLGFISQSALRLHDDFAGFDAELRFAMPGVRVADPKACQCGEVLKGVLKPWECKVFGTACTPETPIGTCMVSPEGACAAYYNFGRMHRDAVKLVARS; translated from the coding sequence ATGAAATTCGTTGACGAATTCCGCGATCCCGCGGCGGCCCGCAAGCTGCTCGTCGCCATCGAGCACCTGGCCGGCGATAGCGATCACTTCAAGTTCATGGAGGTATGCGGCGGGCACACCCACACCATTTACCGGCACGGTATCGAGCACCTGCTGCCCGACAACGTCGAATTGGTGCACGGACCGGGCTGCCCGGTGTGCGTGATCCCGATGGGCCGCATCGACGACGCGATGTGGCTGGCCGGTCAGCCCGACGTGATCTTCACCTGCTTCGGCGACATGATGCGGGTGCCCGGTTCCAGCGGAAGCCTGTTGGATGCCAAGGCCCGTGGCGCCGACGTGCGATTCGTCTACTCACCGCTGGACGCGCTGAAGATCGCGATCGAGAATCCGGGGCGCCACGTCGTCTTCTTCGCGATCGGCTTCGAGACCACCGCACCGTCCACAGCGGTCACGCTGGTGCGGGCACGCGATCTGGGGCTGCCGAATTTCAGTGTGTTCTGCAACCATGTCACGATTGTGCCGCCGATCAAGGCAATCCTGGAGTCACCGGATCTGCGGCTGTCGGGCTTCATCGGCCCCGGCCACGTTTCGACCGTCGTGGGCAGCCGGCCGTACCGATTCGTCCCGGAGGTGTATCGAAAGCCGTTGGTGGTGGCCGGATTCGAGCCGCTGGACATCCTAGCCTCGGTCGCGATGCTGTTGCGCCAGATCCGCGAGGGCCGCTGCGAGGTGGAGAACCAGTACAAGCGCGTGGTGCCCGAAAACGGCAATCCGGCCGCGCTGGCGTTGATGGGCAAGGTGTTCGCGCTGCGTCCGCATTTCGAATGGCGCGGCCTGGGCTTCATCTCGCAAAGCGCCCTGCGGCTGCACGACGACTTCGCGGGGTTCGACGCCGAGCTGCGGTTCGCGATGCCCGGTGTGCGGGTTGCCGACCCGAAGGCGTGTCAATGCGGCGAGGTGCTCAAGGGTGTGCTCAAGCCCTGGGAATGCAAGGTTTTCGGCACCGCGTGCACCCCGGAGACGCCGATCGGGACATGCATGGTGTCCCCCGAGGGAGCTTGCGCGGCCTACTACAACTTCGGTCGCATGCACCGCGACGCCGTCAAACTGGTGGCGCGGTCTTGA
- a CDS encoding HypC/HybG/HupF family hydrogenase formation chaperone — protein MCLGIPGRIVEITDPANYLAKVDVSGVQRTISVRLLESDMPAPDDWVLVHVGFAMAKIDETEALLTLAAIQKLGDAYAGEIAAFNSSAII, from the coding sequence ATGTGCCTTGGAATTCCCGGCCGGATCGTTGAGATCACCGATCCCGCAAACTATTTAGCGAAGGTCGACGTCAGCGGCGTCCAGCGCACGATCAGCGTGCGCCTGCTGGAAAGCGATATGCCCGCGCCCGACGACTGGGTGCTGGTCCACGTCGGGTTCGCGATGGCCAAGATCGACGAAACCGAGGCGTTGCTCACTTTGGCCGCGATCCAGAAACTCGGCGACGCTTACGCAGGCGAAATAGCGGCCTTCAACTCGTCGGCCATTATTTAG
- the hypE gene encoding hydrogenase expression/formation protein HypE, with product MNAGEYLTSGPRFAEGEVIERIESFRRRRPRLLDDHVTLAHGAGGKASAALVDAVFVEAFRNPALESLGDGAVLTLPSGERLAMSTDSFVVQPRRFPGGSVGALAVHGTCNDLAMTGAVPAWISAAFVLEEGFPIAELKEIVADMAAAATEAGVQIVTGDTKVVPRGAADGLFITTAGAGVIPAGRTLSAASVRVGDRLLLSGAIGDHGMAVMLARGDLAIEADIASDTASVSPLVELLMAAAPSTRWLRDATRGGVGTVCNELAQACGLGVLLDENRLPLQPKVIGACELLGIDPLYVANEGKFVAVVAPEEAEAGLAALRSHPLGAQAAEVGEIVAEPAETVVLRTGFGGTRIVDMLVGDPLPRIC from the coding sequence ATGAACGCGGGCGAATACCTCACGTCGGGGCCGCGCTTCGCCGAGGGCGAGGTGATCGAGCGGATCGAGTCCTTCCGCCGGCGCCGCCCCCGGTTGCTCGACGATCACGTGACGCTGGCGCACGGCGCCGGCGGCAAGGCGTCGGCAGCACTGGTGGACGCGGTGTTCGTGGAAGCGTTTCGCAACCCGGCGCTGGAATCACTCGGTGACGGCGCGGTGCTCACGTTGCCCAGCGGCGAACGCCTGGCGATGTCCACGGATTCGTTTGTGGTGCAGCCCAGGCGTTTTCCCGGTGGTTCCGTCGGCGCGCTCGCCGTCCACGGCACCTGCAACGACCTGGCCATGACCGGCGCCGTGCCGGCCTGGATCTCGGCGGCATTCGTTCTCGAAGAGGGCTTCCCGATCGCCGAATTGAAAGAGATCGTCGCCGACATGGCCGCCGCCGCCACCGAAGCCGGCGTGCAGATCGTCACCGGGGATACCAAGGTGGTGCCCAGGGGCGCGGCCGACGGGTTGTTCATCACCACCGCCGGCGCCGGAGTCATTCCGGCCGGGCGCACGCTGTCGGCGGCTTCGGTGCGCGTCGGCGACAGACTGCTGTTGTCCGGGGCGATCGGCGATCACGGCATGGCGGTCATGCTCGCCCGGGGCGACCTCGCCATCGAGGCGGACATTGCTTCCGACACCGCCAGCGTCAGCCCGCTGGTGGAACTGCTGATGGCGGCCGCGCCGTCCACCCGCTGGCTGCGCGACGCCACCCGCGGCGGTGTGGGCACGGTGTGCAACGAACTGGCCCAGGCTTGCGGCCTTGGGGTGCTGCTCGACGAAAACCGACTTCCGCTACAGCCCAAAGTGATTGGAGCGTGCGAGCTGCTCGGCATCGATCCGCTCTATGTCGCCAACGAGGGCAAGTTCGTCGCGGTCGTCGCACCGGAAGAAGCCGAGGCGGGGCTGGCCGCATTGCGGTCGCACCCACTGGGCGCGCAGGCGGCCGAGGTCGGGGAGATCGTCGCCGAGCCCGCGGAAACCGTGGTACTGCGCACCGGATTCGGCGGGACCCGGATCGTCGACATGCTCGTCGGCGACCCGCTACCCCGAATCTGCTGA
- a CDS encoding D-sedoheptulose-7-phosphate isomerase, with amino-acid sequence MSDEPTNFLYPFIDAEQEEPASLLADLAASARAKAAESLALRRTTLEANAELLDRAATETARRFATGGRMFTFGNGGSCTDSTTLAGLFARPPTGRSLPAWSLTADQAIVTALGNDVGFELVFARQLIARAKAGDIAVAMSTSGSSPNLLTALAEAHQRGLYTIGFAGYDGGAFANNPNVDVCFVVRSQSVHRIQESQALLGYQLWLAVQDRSGDAGLGAA; translated from the coding sequence ATGAGCGACGAGCCGACCAACTTCCTGTATCCGTTCATCGATGCCGAGCAGGAGGAGCCCGCCTCGCTGCTCGCCGACCTGGCGGCGTCGGCCCGGGCGAAAGCGGCCGAGAGCCTCGCCTTGCGGCGCACCACCCTGGAAGCCAATGCCGAACTGCTGGACCGCGCGGCCACCGAGACGGCGCGCCGATTCGCGACGGGCGGACGGATGTTCACCTTCGGAAACGGCGGCAGCTGCACGGATTCCACGACCCTGGCGGGCTTGTTCGCCCGCCCGCCGACGGGCAGGTCACTGCCCGCCTGGTCGTTGACCGCCGACCAGGCGATCGTGACCGCTCTGGGTAACGACGTCGGGTTCGAGCTGGTGTTCGCCCGTCAGTTGATCGCCCGCGCGAAGGCCGGCGACATCGCCGTCGCGATGTCGACCAGTGGCAGTTCACCGAATCTGCTGACCGCGCTGGCCGAGGCACACCAACGCGGCCTGTACACGATCGGATTCGCCGGCTACGACGGCGGCGCCTTCGCGAACAATCCAAATGTGGACGTCTGCTTCGTCGTTCGCTCCCAAAGCGTGCACCGGATCCAGGAATCGCAAGCGCTGCTGGGCTATCAGCTGTGGTTGGCGGTCCAGGACCGCTCCGGTGACGCAGGTCTGGGGGCCGCATGA
- a CDS encoding HypC/HybG/HupF family hydrogenase formation chaperone — translation MTTTTAIDRGLGAELASDLATDLAATAFTLAKRFAAGATMWSIAPSWEPHALHIAVEFVHPVIMGKRALPAVALTGPDLVDLVRVSVRPGDIVIAVSPADDARVRSVMRRSPAWGATTIWIGSGERPRPGTADHVLWLDDPDPRVPATGGFVLFYHLLWELTHVCFEHSGLLKPECSDDVCVTCSDEGRLGEALWASADGQATVRTARGVENVVTTLIEPVAAGELVLVHAGTAISKLEEET, via the coding sequence ATGACAACCACCACCGCGATCGACCGTGGGCTGGGCGCCGAGCTGGCCTCGGATCTGGCGACCGACTTGGCCGCCACGGCATTCACGTTGGCCAAGAGGTTCGCCGCGGGCGCGACCATGTGGTCCATCGCCCCATCCTGGGAGCCACATGCACTGCACATCGCGGTCGAATTCGTCCACCCGGTGATCATGGGCAAACGGGCATTGCCGGCCGTGGCGCTCACCGGGCCCGATTTGGTCGATCTGGTCCGCGTGTCGGTGCGACCGGGCGACATCGTGATCGCGGTCTCCCCCGCGGACGACGCCCGAGTTCGCTCGGTGATGCGCCGAAGCCCGGCTTGGGGCGCCACCACGATCTGGATCGGCAGCGGCGAACGGCCGCGGCCCGGCACGGCCGATCATGTGCTGTGGCTCGATGATCCCGATCCGCGGGTGCCCGCGACCGGCGGCTTCGTGCTGTTCTATCACCTGTTGTGGGAACTCACGCACGTCTGTTTCGAACACTCCGGACTGCTCAAACCCGAGTGTTCGGACGATGTTTGCGTGACGTGTAGCGACGAAGGGCGCCTCGGCGAGGCGCTATGGGCCTCCGCCGACGGGCAGGCCACGGTGCGCACCGCACGGGGCGTCGAGAACGTGGTGACCACGCTGATCGAGCCGGTCGCCGCGGGCGAGCTGGTCCTGGTGCACGCGGGGACCGCGATCAGCAAGCTGGAAGAGGAAACCTGA
- the hypF gene encoding carbamoyltransferase HypF — translation MTEAPLLLRSDLPETRVRQRLTVTGVVQGVGFRPFVHRIAGELGLAGFVGNDSGAVFVEVRGDRARVAEFRRRLRAEAPPLARIAAVSVTELAADDTGCGHEFRIVASQTVCGATTPIPPDVAVCDDCIAELFDPHNRRYRHPFLTCTNCGPRFTIIRELPYDRPATTMSAFPMCPRCAAEYHDPANRRFHAQPIACPECGPALWFWSRAGRVTGSDAALAAAQRALAAGAVVAIKGIGGYHLACAVDAETAVGSLRSRKARGAKPFAMLVRDLDVARRYADIDGAEAAVLLSPARPIVLLRRRPGAPVAEAVAPASPLLGLMLPYSPLHHLLLAPVPDAAGKVPDALVLTSANRSDEPICFTDDDVSSRLSGLCDAILDHDRPIHVPCDDSVVRVIDGRELPIRRSRGYAPLPVDLGRDGPAVLAVGGELKNTFCLTDGSRAYLSGHIGDMATWETLRAFERAVGQLSEIRGEPARLAADLHPGYHTRNWAERRVGDRPLDLVQHHHAHVASLLAEHGRLGDPIVGVSFDGTGYGCDDTIWGGEILVLGPDSHRFVRAGHLLPAPLPGGDAAVRNPCRMALSQLWMAGIDWTPDLAPVAAASPEELRLTRSQLETGAGCVPCSSMGRLFDAVASLLGVRHRIDYEGQAAIELEALAERAGGPGPSTRLTVRADGVIDPASAVQTTVSALRAGTPPALLAAAFHRAVAVAVATVVTQVAGAIRLVGLTGGVFQNVLLLQSCRELLQRNGFEVLTHQTVPPNDGGLALGQAAISMLTALAETRKEG, via the coding sequence ATGACCGAGGCTCCCCTGCTGCTGCGGTCCGACCTACCCGAAACCAGGGTCCGACAGCGCCTCACCGTGACCGGGGTAGTTCAGGGGGTCGGCTTCCGCCCATTCGTGCACCGGATCGCCGGCGAGCTCGGCCTGGCCGGGTTCGTCGGCAATGATTCCGGCGCGGTCTTTGTCGAGGTGCGAGGGGATCGCGCGCGCGTGGCAGAGTTCCGTCGCCGGCTGCGTGCCGAGGCCCCGCCGCTGGCCCGTATCGCCGCCGTCAGCGTGACGGAGCTGGCAGCCGACGACACCGGCTGCGGGCACGAATTCCGGATCGTGGCCAGTCAGACGGTTTGCGGTGCCACGACACCGATCCCGCCCGACGTCGCCGTGTGCGACGACTGCATCGCCGAGCTGTTCGACCCGCACAACCGGCGCTACCGCCATCCGTTCCTCACCTGCACCAATTGCGGACCGCGGTTCACCATCATCCGTGAATTGCCCTATGACCGCCCGGCCACCACGATGTCGGCGTTCCCCATGTGCCCGCGATGTGCGGCCGAATACCACGATCCGGCGAATCGCCGGTTCCACGCGCAGCCGATCGCCTGCCCCGAATGCGGTCCCGCGCTGTGGTTCTGGTCGCGGGCCGGGCGGGTGACCGGGTCGGACGCGGCGCTGGCGGCGGCGCAACGGGCGCTGGCGGCGGGCGCCGTGGTTGCCATCAAGGGCATCGGCGGCTACCACCTGGCTTGTGCCGTCGACGCCGAGACGGCCGTCGGCTCATTGCGGTCGCGAAAGGCGCGGGGCGCCAAGCCCTTCGCGATGCTGGTCCGCGACCTTGACGTAGCGCGCCGCTATGCCGATATCGACGGCGCCGAGGCCGCGGTGCTCCTGAGCCCCGCACGCCCGATCGTGTTGCTGCGGCGTCGCCCCGGCGCGCCGGTTGCCGAGGCCGTCGCGCCCGCGAGCCCGCTGCTGGGGCTGATGTTGCCGTACTCCCCCCTGCACCACCTGCTGCTGGCACCCGTGCCCGATGCGGCCGGAAAGGTGCCCGATGCGTTGGTGCTCACCAGCGCCAACCGGTCCGACGAACCCATCTGTTTCACCGATGACGACGTCTCGTCGCGCCTTTCGGGACTCTGCGATGCGATCCTCGATCACGATCGGCCCATTCATGTCCCGTGTGACGACTCCGTGGTGCGGGTGATCGACGGTCGGGAACTTCCGATTCGTCGCTCCCGCGGCTATGCGCCGCTGCCGGTCGACCTGGGCCGCGACGGCCCGGCGGTGCTCGCGGTCGGTGGCGAACTGAAGAACACCTTCTGCCTCACCGACGGTTCACGGGCGTACCTGTCCGGCCACATCGGCGACATGGCCACCTGGGAGACGCTGCGGGCGTTCGAGCGCGCGGTGGGTCAACTCAGCGAAATCCGCGGTGAGCCGGCCCGATTGGCCGCCGACCTGCACCCTGGGTATCACACCCGAAATTGGGCCGAGCGTCGCGTCGGCGATCGACCGCTCGATCTCGTCCAGCACCATCACGCGCACGTGGCGTCGCTACTGGCCGAGCACGGACGCCTGGGCGACCCGATCGTCGGCGTCTCCTTCGACGGCACCGGCTACGGCTGTGACGACACGATCTGGGGCGGGGAGATCCTCGTCCTCGGGCCCGATAGTCATCGCTTCGTGCGGGCCGGTCACCTGCTCCCGGCGCCGCTGCCGGGCGGTGACGCCGCTGTGCGCAATCCGTGCCGGATGGCGCTGTCCCAGTTGTGGATGGCCGGCATCGACTGGACCCCGGACCTCGCGCCGGTCGCCGCGGCCTCCCCGGAGGAATTGCGGCTCACCCGTTCGCAATTGGAGACCGGCGCCGGATGTGTGCCGTGTTCCAGCATGGGCCGGCTGTTCGACGCGGTCGCCTCCCTGTTGGGGGTACGGCATCGCATCGACTACGAAGGCCAGGCCGCGATCGAGCTCGAGGCGCTGGCCGAACGTGCCGGCGGCCCCGGGCCGTCGACGCGGCTGACGGTGCGGGCCGATGGCGTGATCGACCCGGCCAGCGCGGTGCAGACGACGGTGTCGGCGCTGCGCGCCGGCACCCCACCGGCGCTGCTGGCCGCCGCCTTCCACCGGGCCGTCGCGGTCGCCGTCGCGACGGTGGTCACCCAGGTGGCCGGTGCGATTCGGCTGGTCGGCCTCACCGGCGGTGTGTTCCAGAACGTGCTGCTGCTGCAGTCATGCCGTGAGTTGCTGCAGCGCAATGGCTTTGAGGTTCTGACCCATCAGACCGTGCCACCCAACGACGGCGGGCTGGCGTTGGGTCAGGCGGCGATCTCGATGCTGACCGCACTCGCGGAGACTCGAAAGGAGGGCTAG
- a CDS encoding HypC/HybG/HupF family hydrogenase formation chaperone, translated as MCLGIPGQVIRMLDGYEGQLALVDVTGEPRKVNIGMLPEETFAPGDWVIIHMGFVVEKTDRAGAEQAMAGLELMGRGGTDPDISPGVG; from the coding sequence ATGTGCCTAGGGATACCGGGTCAAGTGATCAGGATGCTGGACGGTTACGAGGGCCAGCTCGCGCTGGTCGACGTGACGGGCGAGCCGCGCAAGGTCAACATCGGCATGCTGCCGGAAGAGACCTTCGCGCCCGGCGACTGGGTGATCATCCACATGGGCTTCGTGGTCGAGAAGACGGACCGTGCCGGCGCCGAACAGGCGATGGCCGGTCTCGAACTGATGGGCCGCGGCGGCACCGATCCCGATATCAGCCCGGGGGTCGGTTGA
- a CDS encoding hydrogenase maturation protease codes for MTARILVAGIGNIFLGDDGFGSEVVRHARLPRDNPSVRVTDYGIAGMHLAYDLLDGWDTLVLVDAVPSRGRPGTLHVFQADHESGCAQAGLDAHSMDPAAVFASLRALGGSPPYTVVVGCEAGSVEEGIGLTDPVAKAVPRAVQAVKEIVSALQVPAPTSVQQEY; via the coding sequence ATGACCGCGCGCATCCTGGTGGCCGGGATCGGCAACATCTTCCTGGGCGACGACGGCTTCGGCTCCGAGGTGGTCCGCCATGCCAGGCTGCCACGAGACAATCCGAGTGTCCGCGTCACCGATTACGGCATCGCGGGCATGCACCTGGCGTACGACCTACTCGACGGCTGGGACACGCTGGTCCTGGTCGACGCGGTGCCCAGCCGCGGCCGCCCGGGCACCTTACACGTCTTTCAGGCCGACCATGAATCCGGTTGTGCGCAAGCCGGTCTCGATGCGCACAGCATGGATCCTGCCGCGGTGTTCGCCAGCCTGCGGGCACTCGGCGGCAGCCCGCCCTACACGGTCGTCGTCGGTTGCGAGGCCGGCAGCGTCGAGGAAGGCATCGGCCTCACCGACCCCGTCGCCAAGGCCGTTCCGCGGGCCGTGCAGGCCGTCAAGGAGATCGTCTCGGCGCTACAAGTGCCCGCGCCGACCTCGGTGCAGCAGGAGTACTGA
- a CDS encoding DUF6893 family small protein codes for MEVVGWIFIAIIALVVGVAVILGVVSVPDARRYLKLRRM; via the coding sequence ATGGAAGTCGTAGGTTGGATTTTCATCGCGATCATCGCCCTGGTGGTCGGCGTCGCGGTGATCCTGGGAGTGGTATCGGTGCCGGATGCCCGCCGCTACCTCAAATTAAGGCGCATGTAG